In the Arachis ipaensis cultivar K30076 chromosome B10, Araip1.1, whole genome shotgun sequence genome, one interval contains:
- the LOC107623730 gene encoding uncharacterized protein LOC107623730 isoform X5, whose amino-acid sequence MRIINKESPTMAVGVVKCNYIRKRKRASLKQKLLLNERVEVRSVEDGFMGSWHPGTVIHCGKQKRHVRYDNVLEDDGSSHVVDVVAVSPVVDGVSVSDSNVERGYIRPMPPMFEFGGWDLPFGLCVDVSYQEAWWEGVIFDHCNGMDERRVFFPDLGDEMKIGIHHLRMTHDWDEFADDWKPRGNWVFLELVEECERLSYVAVSVKQIWYDVRVRKEFESLIRDWTCDEKELWRDLVMEVAGDYYALTLQDILPALKIDFLEETPRTELVEPTAIADSDDVPTNAFGSCTGITDVSEEKGDSANLMDCDQNSGSIDHIQEENNIDTLIAGAFDEQNMSELNVNVPEEEDVRSREPISPIQQIFPEDQKETSSHRHVRSPVLWKPLVLSEVEFCPEVIKQYTLGCESKRVRELLKTKVRKHLAYIGWTIEVTEDRYFAGRYRYRYKPPGEQGTKFYTSIAKACRYIKQNEPLVSQNDPGRMHDMVDSSILHLLSDQSRSNRVDDAYNSTVASSSSAKVVVEPEFCPEAVVKYYLHALENRHADKRKWNLKAKQHLLAEGWVFDYPTEKRRRTLYKSPKNQTLGTLQGACRLYIKESIPKWTISSMRPMHLSVGNEESVHSDDLLRCVSQLVQREPELHNGLPVSTSKGNGNENNPRSKNSKNSSRKRHRNGVPTRVLRSSKRVQKVLAPGFLHQKPQNILSWLIDNNIFSAKCKVYFREKRGKNSIKAEGRIGRDGIKCCCCQEIYSLCGFANHAGSNSNHRPSASIFLKDGRSLLDCQIQVMHEKTKEEKTEKQSNDLCRGENDNICSVCQYGGELILCDQCPSAFHMSCLGLKVIPGGDWFCPSCRCGICSEIKGDKGKQFLNCIQCERKYHLECLRNGTVDKLRRMAKWFCGNKCEQIYTSLHKQLGKPIAVDADNLTWTLIKSVDSENCDVGSAKDKYLAENYSKLNIALSVMHECFEPLQNPSSSRDLMEDVIFSRWSELNRTNFQGFYTVLLERNEELISVATFRVYGEKVAEVPLVGTRFQYRRLGMCRILMNELEKHE is encoded by the exons ATGAGAATAATAAACAAAGAA TCTCCAACAATGGCGGTTGGTGTCGTGAAGTGTAATTACATCAGAAAACGCAAAAGAGCATCATTGAAGCAAAAACTTCTTCTTAATGAGAGAGTTGAG GTAAGGAGTGTGGAAGATGGGTTTATGGGGTCATGGCACCCAGGTACAGTTATACATTGTGGCAAACAAAAGCGTCATGTGAGGTATGACAATGTATTGGAAGATGATGGATCAAGCCATGTTGTTGATGTGGTTGCTGTTTCACCTGTTGTGGATGGTGTTAGTGTTTCAGATTCTAATGTTGAGCGTGGCTACATTAGGCCAATGCCTCCGATGTTTGAATTTGGTGGATGGGACCTCCCATTTGGACTTTGTGTCGACGTAAGTTACCAAGAAGCATGGTGGGAAGGTGTTATTTTTGATCACTGCAATGGAATGGATGAGAGGAGGGTGTTCTTCCCTGATTTGGGTGATGAGATGAAAATTGGGATCCATCATTTGAGGATGACTCATGATTGGGATGAATTTGCCGACGATTGGAAGCCAAGGGGGAACTGGGTTTTTCTTGAATTGGTAGAGGAGTGTGAGAGGTTGTCCTATGTTGCTGTCTCAGTGAAGCAGATTTGGTATGATGTGAGGGTTAGGAAGGAGTTTGAGAGCCTTATTAGGGATTGGACTTGTGATGAGAAGGAATTGTGGAGAGATCTTGTTATGGAGGTAGCTGGTGACTACTATGCTCTCACATTGCAAGACATTTTGCCAGCATTAAAAATTGATTTCTTGGAAGAAACTCCAAGAACCGAGTTAGTTGAGCCTACTGCTATTGCTGATAGTGATGATGTTCCCACTAATGCATTTGGTTCTTGCACAGGAATAACTGATGTCTCTGAGGAGAAAGGTGACTCCGCGAATCTAATGGATTGTGATCAAAACTCTGGTAGCATCGATCATATTCAAGAGGAAAACAATATAGATACTTTGATTGCTGGGGCCTTTGACGAGCAAAATATGTCAGAGTTAAATGTGAATGTACCTGAGGAGGAAGATGTGAGGTCAAGAGAACCGATATCTCCAATTCAGCAAATATTTCCTGAAGATCAAAAGGAAACTTCCAGCCATAGACATGTTCGTTCACCTGTGCTTTGGAAACCTTTGGTGTTGTCAGAAGTTGAATTCTGTCCTGAGGTTATTAAGCAATACACACTTGGATGTGAGAGCAAGAGGGTTAGGGAACTCTTGAAGACAAAAGTGAGAAAACATCTTGCTTATATTGGATGGACAATTGAGGTGACTGAAGACAGGTATTTTGCTGGGCGATACAGATACAGATACAAGCCACCTGGTGAACAAGGCACAAAATTTTACACTTCAATTGCCAAAGCTTGTAGATATATTAAGCAAAATGAACCTCTGGTGTCCCAAAATGACCCGGGTAGGATGCATGATATGGTCGATAGTAGCATTCTACATCTTCTTTCTGATCAATCGCGTAGCAATCGGGTTGATGATGCTTATAATTCTacggtggcgtcttcctcttctgcGAAAGTTGTAGTTGAACCTGAATTTTGTCCGGAAGCTGTTGTGAAATATTACTTGCATGCATTAGAGAATCGCCATGCTGATAAAAGGAAATGGAACTTGAAAGCAAAACAACATCTGTTAGCAGAAGGATGGGTTTTTGACTATCCAACTGAGAAACGGAGGAGAACATTGTACAAGTCTCCGAAAAATCAGACTTTGGGAACACTTCAAGGTGCTTGTAGGCTATACATTAAAGAAAGTATTCCCAAATGGACAATTTCCAGCATGAGACCTATGCATCTCTCTGTTGGTAACGAAGAAAGTGTTCATAGTGATGATCTATTACGTTGTGTCTCACAATTGGTTCAAAGGGAACCTGAATTACACAATGGTTTGCCAGTGAGTACTTCAAAAGGGAATGGGAATGAAAACAATCCTCGCTCGAAGAATTCAAAGAATAGCTCCCGAAAGCGCCATAGGAATGGAGTACCTACACGGGTGCTAAGATCAAGCAAAAGGGTGCAGAAAGTGCTTGCCCCTGGATTCTTACACCAAAAACCTCAAAATATTTTGTCTTGGTTAATAGATAACAACATCTTTTCGGCAAAGTGTAAGGTCTATTTCAGGGAAAAACGTGGCAAGAATTCAATCAAGGCTGAGGGGCGCATAGGTCGTGATGGAATCAAGTGTTGCTGTTGTCAAGAGATATACAGTCTTTGTGGCTTTGCTAATCATGCTGGTTCCAATAGTAACCACAGACCTTCTGCTAGTATCTTCTTGAAAGACGGTCGCTCGCTACTGGATTGCCAGATTCAAGTAATGCATGAAAAAACGAAGGAGGAGAAAACGGAGAAACAATCAAATGATCTTTGTCGAGGGGAAAACGACAACATTTGTTCTGTGTGTCAATATGGGGGTGAACTTATCTTGTGTGATCAATGTCCTTCTGCATTTCATATGAGTTGTCTAGGTTTGAAG GTAATTCCTGGTGGTGACTGGTTTTGTCCATCATGTCGATGTGGAATTTGCAGCGAAATCAAGGGGGATAAGGGCAAACAATTTCTTAATTGCATTCAATGTGAACGTAAAT ATCATCTTGAGTGCTTGAGAAATGGAACAGTAGATAAATTAAGACGTATGGCAAAATGGTTCTGTGGAAACAAATGTGAACAG ATATACACCAGCCTGCATAAACAATTAGGAAAACCAATTGCAGTGGATGCAGacaatctaacttggacattgatcAAGTCTGTTGACTCTGAGAATTGTGATGTTGGTTCTGCTAAAGACAAATACTTGGCAGAGAATTACAGCAAACTCAATATTGCACTTTCTGTGATGCATGAATGCTTTGAGCCCCTACAGAACCCTTCCTCTAGCAGAGATCTCATGGAAGATGTCATATTCAGCAGATG GTCTGAGCTTAATAGAACGAATTTCCAGGGTTTCTACACTGTACTTCTTGAAAGAAATGAAGAACTGATAAGCGTGGCAACTTTTAG GGTGTATGGAGAGAAGGTCGCAGAAGTACCACTTGTAGGTACGAGATTTCAGTACCGTCGACTTGGAATGTGTCGCATTTTAATGAATGAACTTGAAAAG CATGAATAG
- the LOC107623730 gene encoding uncharacterized protein LOC107623730 isoform X2 — protein sequence MAVGVVKCNYIRKRKRASLKQKLLLNERVEVRSVEDGFMGSWHPGTVIHCGKQKRHVRYDNVLEDDGSSHVVDVVAVSPVVDGVSVSDSNVERGYIRPMPPMFEFGGWDLPFGLCVDVSYQEAWWEGVIFDHCNGMDERRVFFPDLGDEMKIGIHHLRMTHDWDEFADDWKPRGNWVFLELVEECERLSYVAVSVKQIWYDVRVRKEFESLIRDWTCDEKELWRDLVMEVAGDYYALTLQDILPALKIDFLEETPRTELVEPTAIADSDDVPTNAFGSCTGITDVSEEKGDSANLMDCDQNSGSIDHIQEENNIDTLIAGAFDEQNMSELNVNVPEEEDVRSREPISPIQQIFPEDQKETSSHRHVRSPVLWKPLVLSEVEFCPEVIKQYTLGCESKRVRELLKTKVRKHLAYIGWTIEVTEDRYFAGRYRYRYKPPGEQGTKFYTSIAKACRYIKQNEPLVSQNDPGRMHDMVDSSILHLLSDQSRSNRVDDAYNSTVASSSSAKVVVEPEFCPEAVVKYYLHALENRHADKRKWNLKAKQHLLAEGWVFDYPTEKRRRTLYKSPKNQTLGTLQGACRLYIKESIPKWTISSMRPMHLSVGNEESVHSDDLLRCVSQLVQREPELHNGLPVSTSKGNGNENNPRSKNSKNSSRKRHRNGVPTRVLRSSKRVQKVLAPGFLHQKPQNILSWLIDNNIFSAKCKVYFREKRGKNSIKAEGRIGRDGIKCCCCQEIYSLCGFANHAGSNSNHRPSASIFLKDGRSLLDCQIQVMHEKTKEEKTEKQSNDLCRGENDNICSVCQYGGELILCDQCPSAFHMSCLGLKVIPGGDWFCPSCRCGICSEIKGDKGKQFLNCIQCERKYHLECLRNGTVDKLRRMAKWFCGNKCEQIYTSLHKQLGKPIAVDADNLTWTLIKSVDSENCDVGSAKDKYLAENYSKLNIALSVMHECFEPLQNPSSSRDLMEDVIFSRWSELNRTNFQGFYTVLLERNEELISVATFRVYGEKVAEVPLVGTRFQYRRLGMCRILMNELEKMLTQLGVERLVLPAVPGVLETWTKSFGFDQMTEFQRSEFLDYTFLDFQGAIMCQKLLGKESQSPDSVITREILPASGSVKCKIDFEKFSSGSDEVYQGEETDESRMTDVQMVEYVSLLSTIKQENKS from the exons ATGGCGGTTGGTGTCGTGAAGTGTAATTACATCAGAAAACGCAAAAGAGCATCATTGAAGCAAAAACTTCTTCTTAATGAGAGAGTTGAG GTAAGGAGTGTGGAAGATGGGTTTATGGGGTCATGGCACCCAGGTACAGTTATACATTGTGGCAAACAAAAGCGTCATGTGAGGTATGACAATGTATTGGAAGATGATGGATCAAGCCATGTTGTTGATGTGGTTGCTGTTTCACCTGTTGTGGATGGTGTTAGTGTTTCAGATTCTAATGTTGAGCGTGGCTACATTAGGCCAATGCCTCCGATGTTTGAATTTGGTGGATGGGACCTCCCATTTGGACTTTGTGTCGACGTAAGTTACCAAGAAGCATGGTGGGAAGGTGTTATTTTTGATCACTGCAATGGAATGGATGAGAGGAGGGTGTTCTTCCCTGATTTGGGTGATGAGATGAAAATTGGGATCCATCATTTGAGGATGACTCATGATTGGGATGAATTTGCCGACGATTGGAAGCCAAGGGGGAACTGGGTTTTTCTTGAATTGGTAGAGGAGTGTGAGAGGTTGTCCTATGTTGCTGTCTCAGTGAAGCAGATTTGGTATGATGTGAGGGTTAGGAAGGAGTTTGAGAGCCTTATTAGGGATTGGACTTGTGATGAGAAGGAATTGTGGAGAGATCTTGTTATGGAGGTAGCTGGTGACTACTATGCTCTCACATTGCAAGACATTTTGCCAGCATTAAAAATTGATTTCTTGGAAGAAACTCCAAGAACCGAGTTAGTTGAGCCTACTGCTATTGCTGATAGTGATGATGTTCCCACTAATGCATTTGGTTCTTGCACAGGAATAACTGATGTCTCTGAGGAGAAAGGTGACTCCGCGAATCTAATGGATTGTGATCAAAACTCTGGTAGCATCGATCATATTCAAGAGGAAAACAATATAGATACTTTGATTGCTGGGGCCTTTGACGAGCAAAATATGTCAGAGTTAAATGTGAATGTACCTGAGGAGGAAGATGTGAGGTCAAGAGAACCGATATCTCCAATTCAGCAAATATTTCCTGAAGATCAAAAGGAAACTTCCAGCCATAGACATGTTCGTTCACCTGTGCTTTGGAAACCTTTGGTGTTGTCAGAAGTTGAATTCTGTCCTGAGGTTATTAAGCAATACACACTTGGATGTGAGAGCAAGAGGGTTAGGGAACTCTTGAAGACAAAAGTGAGAAAACATCTTGCTTATATTGGATGGACAATTGAGGTGACTGAAGACAGGTATTTTGCTGGGCGATACAGATACAGATACAAGCCACCTGGTGAACAAGGCACAAAATTTTACACTTCAATTGCCAAAGCTTGTAGATATATTAAGCAAAATGAACCTCTGGTGTCCCAAAATGACCCGGGTAGGATGCATGATATGGTCGATAGTAGCATTCTACATCTTCTTTCTGATCAATCGCGTAGCAATCGGGTTGATGATGCTTATAATTCTacggtggcgtcttcctcttctgcGAAAGTTGTAGTTGAACCTGAATTTTGTCCGGAAGCTGTTGTGAAATATTACTTGCATGCATTAGAGAATCGCCATGCTGATAAAAGGAAATGGAACTTGAAAGCAAAACAACATCTGTTAGCAGAAGGATGGGTTTTTGACTATCCAACTGAGAAACGGAGGAGAACATTGTACAAGTCTCCGAAAAATCAGACTTTGGGAACACTTCAAGGTGCTTGTAGGCTATACATTAAAGAAAGTATTCCCAAATGGACAATTTCCAGCATGAGACCTATGCATCTCTCTGTTGGTAACGAAGAAAGTGTTCATAGTGATGATCTATTACGTTGTGTCTCACAATTGGTTCAAAGGGAACCTGAATTACACAATGGTTTGCCAGTGAGTACTTCAAAAGGGAATGGGAATGAAAACAATCCTCGCTCGAAGAATTCAAAGAATAGCTCCCGAAAGCGCCATAGGAATGGAGTACCTACACGGGTGCTAAGATCAAGCAAAAGGGTGCAGAAAGTGCTTGCCCCTGGATTCTTACACCAAAAACCTCAAAATATTTTGTCTTGGTTAATAGATAACAACATCTTTTCGGCAAAGTGTAAGGTCTATTTCAGGGAAAAACGTGGCAAGAATTCAATCAAGGCTGAGGGGCGCATAGGTCGTGATGGAATCAAGTGTTGCTGTTGTCAAGAGATATACAGTCTTTGTGGCTTTGCTAATCATGCTGGTTCCAATAGTAACCACAGACCTTCTGCTAGTATCTTCTTGAAAGACGGTCGCTCGCTACTGGATTGCCAGATTCAAGTAATGCATGAAAAAACGAAGGAGGAGAAAACGGAGAAACAATCAAATGATCTTTGTCGAGGGGAAAACGACAACATTTGTTCTGTGTGTCAATATGGGGGTGAACTTATCTTGTGTGATCAATGTCCTTCTGCATTTCATATGAGTTGTCTAGGTTTGAAG GTAATTCCTGGTGGTGACTGGTTTTGTCCATCATGTCGATGTGGAATTTGCAGCGAAATCAAGGGGGATAAGGGCAAACAATTTCTTAATTGCATTCAATGTGAACGTAAAT ATCATCTTGAGTGCTTGAGAAATGGAACAGTAGATAAATTAAGACGTATGGCAAAATGGTTCTGTGGAAACAAATGTGAACAG ATATACACCAGCCTGCATAAACAATTAGGAAAACCAATTGCAGTGGATGCAGacaatctaacttggacattgatcAAGTCTGTTGACTCTGAGAATTGTGATGTTGGTTCTGCTAAAGACAAATACTTGGCAGAGAATTACAGCAAACTCAATATTGCACTTTCTGTGATGCATGAATGCTTTGAGCCCCTACAGAACCCTTCCTCTAGCAGAGATCTCATGGAAGATGTCATATTCAGCAGATG GTCTGAGCTTAATAGAACGAATTTCCAGGGTTTCTACACTGTACTTCTTGAAAGAAATGAAGAACTGATAAGCGTGGCAACTTTTAG GGTGTATGGAGAGAAGGTCGCAGAAGTACCACTTGTAGGTACGAGATTTCAGTACCGTCGACTTGGAATGTGTCGCATTTTAATGAATGAACTTGAAAAG ATGCTCACACAGCTAGGGGTGGAGAGGCTAGTTTTGCCTGCTGTTCCTGGTGTGCTCGAGACATGGACGAAATCTTTTGGCTTTGACCAGATGACAGAATTCCAAAGATCAGAGTTTCTGGACTACACTTTCCTAGATTTTCAAGGAGCCATCATGTGCCAAAAGCTATTGGGAAAGGAGAGTCAATCTCCGGATTCAGTTATAACAAGAG AGATCCTGCCAGCATCAGGCTCTGTTaaatgtaaaattgattttgaaaagttcAGTTCTGGATCTGATGAAGTATACCAAGGAGAGGAAACTGATGAAAGTAGAATGACAGATGTACAAATGGTGGAGTACGTCTCGCTGTTGTCGACGATTAAACAAGAAAACAAATCTTAA